A stretch of the Chitiniphilus purpureus genome encodes the following:
- the topA gene encoding type I DNA topoisomerase, translating to MPANLLIVESPSKAKTLQKYLGKDFQILASYGHVRGLVRKDGSVDTDNQFKMKYQVIDKNKKHVDAICDAVKQADHVYLASDPDREGEAISWHILEILKGKKLLTPEKTFKRVVFHEITESAVKQAVANPRDIDSNLVNAQQARSALDYLVGFNLSPLLWRKVRSGLSAGRVQSPALRLICEREAEIRVFQSQEYWTIHLDSHKGRQKFGAKLFEWQGKKLEQFDIPTEAAQADIVKGLAGHDARVTKVEKKKKSRSPAAPFTTSTLQQEGVRKLGMTTDRVMRTAQQLYEGINVGGETVGLITYMRTDAVALSNEALADIRDYIGSHFDKDYLPNAPVVYKNKSKNAQEAHEAVRPTAIGRTPESIKAYLSPDQFKLYQMIWKRTLACQMAPAKFDTVSVDITVGEGVFRASGQTLVFPGFIAVYQEDADDVEPDDEDEARLPALEEGEALPVDKLFGEQHYTQPPPRYSEASLVKALEEFGIGRPSTYASIIKTLKDREYVDLDKKRFIPTDTGEVVNKFLTEHFTQYVDYDFTAKMEDRLDEISNGSREWVPVLDEFWKRFHDTVVEKQGLSRKEVTQEELDEDCPKCGNKLAIRLGKRGRFIGCTTYPECDYTRNLNEDAATAPVEPEVVEGRSCPECGSVLHIKQGRYGKFIGCSAYPKCKHIEPLEPPKDTGVECPQCQKGTLKEKKSRYGKLFYSCSTYPKCNYATWDPPLAEACPKCQWPVLTIKTTKRRGVEKKCPQKECGWSEVIEPPAPKA from the coding sequence ATGCCTGCCAACCTGCTGATCGTTGAATCGCCATCCAAGGCCAAAACGCTACAAAAGTATCTTGGCAAGGACTTCCAGATCCTTGCGTCCTACGGACACGTGCGCGGTCTGGTGCGTAAGGATGGTTCGGTCGACACCGATAATCAGTTCAAGATGAAGTACCAGGTGATCGACAAGAACAAGAAGCACGTCGATGCCATCTGTGATGCAGTGAAGCAGGCCGACCATGTCTACCTTGCCTCCGATCCGGACCGCGAGGGTGAGGCGATCTCCTGGCACATCCTGGAGATCCTCAAGGGCAAGAAGCTGCTCACACCGGAGAAGACCTTCAAGCGCGTGGTGTTCCACGAGATCACCGAATCAGCGGTGAAGCAGGCGGTGGCCAATCCGCGTGACATCGACAGCAATCTGGTCAATGCACAGCAGGCGCGCAGCGCGCTGGACTACCTGGTGGGCTTCAACCTGTCGCCGTTGCTGTGGCGCAAGGTGCGCTCCGGCCTGTCGGCCGGCCGGGTGCAGAGCCCGGCGCTGCGGCTGATCTGCGAGCGCGAGGCCGAGATCCGGGTGTTCCAGAGCCAGGAGTACTGGACCATCCATCTGGACAGCCACAAGGGCCGGCAGAAGTTCGGCGCCAAGCTGTTCGAGTGGCAAGGCAAGAAGCTCGAACAGTTCGACATTCCCACCGAGGCCGCGCAGGCCGACATCGTCAAGGGCCTGGCCGGCCATGACGCGCGCGTCACCAAGGTCGAGAAAAAGAAGAAGTCGCGTAGCCCGGCAGCGCCGTTCACCACGTCCACATTGCAGCAGGAGGGTGTGCGCAAGCTTGGCATGACCACCGACCGCGTGATGCGCACGGCGCAACAGCTGTACGAAGGCATCAACGTCGGCGGCGAGACGGTCGGCTTGATCACCTATATGCGTACCGACGCAGTCGCGCTGTCCAACGAGGCGCTCGCCGACATCCGCGACTATATCGGCAGCCACTTCGACAAGGACTACCTGCCAAATGCGCCGGTGGTCTACAAGAACAAGTCGAAGAACGCGCAGGAGGCGCACGAGGCGGTGCGCCCCACCGCCATTGGCCGTACCCCCGAATCGATCAAGGCCTATCTGAGCCCTGACCAGTTCAAGCTGTACCAGATGATCTGGAAGCGCACACTGGCGTGCCAGATGGCGCCGGCCAAGTTCGACACCGTCAGCGTCGACATCACCGTCGGCGAGGGCGTGTTCCGTGCCAGTGGCCAGACGCTGGTGTTCCCCGGCTTCATCGCGGTCTATCAGGAAGACGCGGACGATGTCGAACCGGACGACGAGGACGAAGCCCGCCTGCCGGCGCTGGAGGAGGGCGAGGCGCTGCCGGTCGACAAGCTGTTCGGCGAGCAGCACTACACCCAGCCGCCGCCACGCTATTCCGAAGCCAGCCTGGTGAAGGCGCTGGAGGAATTCGGCATCGGCCGGCCGTCCACCTACGCTTCCATCATCAAGACGCTGAAGGATCGCGAATACGTCGATCTGGACAAGAAGCGCTTCATTCCCACCGATACCGGCGAGGTGGTCAACAAGTTCCTCACCGAGCACTTCACGCAGTACGTCGACTACGACTTCACCGCCAAGATGGAAGATCGGCTCGACGAGATCTCCAACGGCTCACGCGAGTGGGTGCCGGTGCTCGACGAGTTCTGGAAACGTTTCCACGACACGGTGGTGGAGAAGCAGGGGCTGTCGCGCAAGGAAGTGACGCAGGAAGAGCTCGATGAGGATTGCCCCAAGTGCGGCAACAAGCTCGCCATCCGCCTTGGCAAGCGCGGCCGCTTCATCGGCTGTACCACCTATCCGGAATGCGATTACACGCGCAACCTGAACGAGGATGCCGCCACCGCCCCGGTCGAACCCGAAGTGGTCGAGGGGCGCAGCTGCCCCGAATGCGGCTCGGTGCTGCACATCAAGCAGGGGCGCTACGGCAAGTTCATCGGCTGCTCGGCCTATCCGAAGTGCAAGCATATCGAGCCGCTGGAGCCGCCCAAGGATACCGGCGTCGAATGCCCGCAATGCCAGAAGGGCACGCTCAAGGAAAAGAAGAGCCGCTACGGCAAGCTGTTCTACTCGTGCAGCACCTATCCCAAATGCAACTACGCCACCTGGGACCCGCCGCTCGCCGAGGCGTGCCCGAAGTGCCAATGGCCGGTGCTGACCATCAAGACCACCAAGCGCCGCGGCGTGGAAAAGAAGTGCCCACAGAAGGAATGTGGCTGGTCCGAGGTGATCGAACCGCCGGCGCCCAAGGCGTAG
- a CDS encoding DUF494 domain-containing protein → MLDVLAYLFQVFHHAEETPDLPRLTHELAEAGFEDDEIGEALAWLDEVDQVDFAAYAPLAGRHMARQLHPQELALLSAEAIGYWFSLERSGALDAAERELVLDRVHGHAPLHTGLERLQRLVLLAVWPQRHARAGFLIEDILFGRSDAVLH, encoded by the coding sequence ATGCTGGATGTGCTGGCCTATCTGTTTCAGGTGTTCCACCACGCCGAGGAGACACCCGATCTGCCGCGGCTGACCCATGAGCTGGCCGAGGCCGGTTTCGAGGACGACGAGATCGGCGAAGCGCTTGCCTGGCTTGACGAGGTCGACCAGGTCGATTTTGCCGCGTACGCCCCGCTGGCGGGCCGGCATATGGCACGACAGCTGCATCCGCAGGAACTCGCCTTGCTGTCGGCCGAGGCGATAGGTTACTGGTTCAGCCTGGAACGCTCGGGGGCGCTCGATGCCGCCGAACGGGAGCTGGTGCTGGACCGCGTGCACGGCCATGCGCCCCTGCATACCGGGCTGGAGCGGCTGCAGCGCCTGGTGCTGCTGGCGGTCTGGCCGCAGCGGCATGCGCGGGCCGGATTCCTGATCGAGGACATCCTGTTCGGCCGCAGCGACGCCGTCCTGCATTGA